Proteins from a single region of Streptococcus mitis:
- a CDS encoding YitT family protein, with protein sequence MKQAKRIKRWRYYLRRFAYQIKILRVLQSISREKYDEKISASLVYGFLSAVAVNFFFQPGHVYSSGATGLAQIISALSNHWFGFHIPISLTFYAINFPLMVLAWYQIGHKFTVFTFITVSMSSFFIQFVPVATLTEDPIINALFGGVVMGLGIGFALRNNISSGGTDIVSLTIRKKTGKNVGSISFLVNGTIMLIAGLTFGWKYALYSMITIFVSSRVTDAVFTKQKRMQAMIVTNHPVKVIEKIHKKLHRGATMIHDAEGTYNHERKAVLITVITRAEFNEFKQIMKQVDPGAFVSVSENVHILGRFVETEN encoded by the coding sequence ATGAAACAAGCAAAACGAATTAAGCGGTGGCGCTATTATCTGCGCCGCTTTGCTTATCAGATAAAAATTTTACGTGTCTTACAAAGCATCTCTCGGGAAAAATATGATGAGAAGATTTCGGCCTCTCTGGTCTATGGTTTTTTATCAGCAGTAGCGGTCAATTTCTTTTTCCAACCAGGGCATGTGTATTCGAGTGGTGCGACAGGTCTGGCACAGATTATCTCTGCCTTGAGTAATCATTGGTTTGGTTTTCATATCCCGATTTCGCTAACCTTCTACGCCATTAATTTTCCTTTGATGGTCTTGGCTTGGTATCAGATTGGCCATAAGTTCACCGTCTTTACCTTTATCACAGTATCCATGAGTTCCTTCTTTATCCAGTTTGTCCCTGTGGCAACCTTGACGGAGGATCCCATTATCAATGCCCTTTTTGGGGGTGTTGTCATGGGCTTGGGGATTGGTTTTGCTCTTCGAAACAATATCTCCAGTGGGGGAACGGATATCGTCAGCCTGACCATTCGTAAGAAAACAGGTAAGAATGTCGGCAGTATTTCTTTCTTGGTAAATGGGACAATCATGTTGATAGCTGGTTTGACCTTTGGTTGGAAATACGCTCTCTACTCTATGATTACCATCTTTGTCTCTAGCCGTGTGACAGATGCGGTCTTTACCAAGCAAAAACGCATGCAGGCTATGATTGTGACCAATCATCCAGTGAAGGTTATTGAAAAAATCCATAAAAAATTGCACCGCGGAGCAACCATGATCCACGATGCAGAAGGAACCTATAATCACGAAAGAAAGGCAGTTTTAATCACTGTCATTACACGTGCAGAGTTTAATGAATTTAAACAGATTATGAAACAGGTGGACCCAGGTGCCTTTGTCTCTGTATCTGAGAATGTTCATATTTTGGGACGATTCGTTGAAACAGAAAATTAG
- a CDS encoding CPBP family intramembrane glutamic endopeptidase: MKLLKNLGWFLLAILSFYFIYGLVQSMALSALGLGASIFGVLPLYIALSGAYVYGVYRWYQTEKVSIQTTAFNRHIWLPTLVLLVAITAQFFLPEDPSVSQQIVSQLTVEQPAFGFFMVVVFAPLTEELIFRGMLARYLFPKQDNSKQTLIFLLVSSVLFALIHFPGDVQQFFVYFSLGFSLGLAYISRKGLVYSISLHALNNLVGFLMILML, from the coding sequence ATGAAACTACTTAAAAACCTTGGCTGGTTTCTTCTAGCCATTCTATCCTTTTACTTTATCTATGGTCTGGTTCAGAGCATGGCTCTGTCAGCTCTTGGACTAGGGGCTTCAATCTTTGGAGTCTTACCACTTTATATCGCCCTGTCAGGAGCCTATGTTTATGGAGTTTACAGATGGTATCAGACAGAAAAGGTTAGCATCCAGACGACTGCTTTTAATCGTCATATCTGGTTGCCTACTCTGGTTTTGCTAGTGGCTATTACAGCCCAGTTCTTTTTACCAGAAGATCCGTCGGTCAGTCAACAAATCGTATCTCAACTGACAGTGGAACAGCCTGCATTTGGTTTCTTTATGGTGGTGGTCTTTGCTCCTTTGACGGAAGAACTTATCTTTAGAGGGATGTTAGCACGCTACCTCTTTCCTAAGCAGGACAATAGTAAACAAACTCTGATTTTTCTTCTGGTATCCAGTGTTCTGTTTGCCTTGATTCATTTCCCAGGTGATGTGCAACAATTTTTTGTCTATTTTAGCCTTGGTTTTAGTTTGGGCTTGGCTTATATTAGCAGAAAAGGTCTGGTCTACAGTATTTCTCTCCACGCTTTGAATAATTTAGTCGGCTTTTTGATGATTCTCATGCTATAA
- a CDS encoding ABC transporter ATP-binding protein, which yields MIRVENVSKSFGSKKALHQISFEIKEGEIFGFLGPSGSGKTTMINVLTGQLAADQGNTILLGKNSQDLTSNDLEQIGIVSDGSGFYEKMSLYKNLLIYAKLYGLKSDRVVQVLQQVGLADAKDIIAEKLSTGMKQRMFLARALLNAPKILFLDEPTSGLDPTTSKMIHTLLQELKQAGTTIFLTTHDMNEATLLCDRLSLLNKGNLIEYGSPQDIIQKYHVDKKVRVVYNDGREQIVPFEELPQLDTTDLMVVHSCEPTLEEIFIRLTGEKLDV from the coding sequence ATGATTCGTGTTGAAAATGTAAGCAAAAGTTTTGGGAGCAAAAAAGCTCTTCACCAGATTTCTTTTGAGATTAAGGAGGGTGAAATCTTTGGTTTTCTTGGCCCTTCTGGCTCAGGTAAAACAACCATGATCAATGTCTTAACAGGTCAGTTGGCTGCAGATCAAGGTAACACAATTTTGTTAGGTAAGAATTCTCAAGATTTAACTTCAAATGATTTGGAACAAATCGGTATAGTTAGTGATGGCAGTGGTTTTTATGAAAAGATGAGTCTTTACAAAAATCTGCTCATTTACGCTAAGTTATATGGTCTCAAGTCAGATAGAGTAGTTCAGGTGCTCCAACAGGTTGGATTGGCAGATGCTAAAGATATTATCGCAGAAAAGTTATCTACAGGAATGAAACAACGAATGTTCTTGGCCCGTGCCCTTCTGAATGCTCCTAAGATTCTCTTTCTAGATGAGCCAACCAGTGGCTTAGACCCTACAACATCTAAGATGATTCATACCCTACTTCAAGAATTAAAGCAGGCGGGGACAACTATCTTTCTGACCACGCATGATATGAATGAAGCAACTCTGCTTTGTGATCGCTTATCTCTTTTGAATAAGGGTAACCTAATAGAGTATGGAAGTCCGCAAGATATCATCCAGAAGTACCATGTGGATAAGAAAGTACGTGTGGTTTATAATGATGGACGAGAACAGATCGTTCCATTTGAAGAATTACCACAATTAGACACGACAGATTTGATGGTGGTTCACTCTTGTGAGCCGACACTAGAAGAAATCTTTATCAGATTGACAGGAGAAAAGTTAGATGTTTAG
- a CDS encoding LacI family DNA-binding transcriptional regulator, with amino-acid sequence MPVTIKDVAKAAGVSPSTVTRVIQNKSTISDETKKRVRKAMKELNYHPNLNARSLVSSYTQVIGLVLPDDSDAFYQNPFFPSVLRGIAQVASENHYAIQIATGKDAKERLKAISQMVYGKRVDGLIFLYAQEEDPLVKLVADEQFPFLILGKSLSPFIPLVDNDNVQAGFDATEYFIKKGCKRIAFIGGTKRLFVTQDRLTGYELALKQYQLPLDTNLTYFATEFLEDNGYRFSRLLFKHDPNIDAIITIDSLLAAGVCDYIAKHQLDVPVLSFDSVNPKLNLAAYVDINSLELGRVSFETILQIINDAKSNKQICYRQLIGHKIVEK; translated from the coding sequence ATGCCCGTTACGATTAAAGATGTGGCCAAGGCTGCTGGTGTTTCACCTTCAACCGTAACCCGTGTTATTCAAAATAAATCAACCATTAGCGACGAAACAAAAAAACGTGTTCGCAAGGCTATGAAGGAGCTCAATTACCACCCCAACCTCAATGCTCGTAGCTTGGTAAGTAGCTATACCCAAGTTATCGGCTTGGTGCTTCCTGACGACTCAGATGCCTTCTATCAAAATCCTTTCTTCCCATCTGTCCTCCGTGGTATTGCCCAAGTCGCCTCTGAAAACCACTACGCCATTCAGATCGCGACAGGTAAAGACGCCAAAGAGCGACTCAAAGCTATTTCCCAGATGGTTTACGGCAAACGTGTAGATGGTTTGATTTTCCTCTATGCCCAAGAAGAGGACCCTTTGGTTAAGTTAGTAGCAGACGAGCAATTTCCTTTCCTTATCTTAGGTAAATCTCTATCTCCCTTCATTCCACTTGTCGATAATGACAATGTCCAAGCTGGTTTTGATGCGACAGAGTATTTCATCAAAAAAGGATGCAAGCGAATTGCCTTTATCGGAGGTACTAAGCGACTCTTCGTAACACAAGACCGTCTGACAGGTTACGAGCTAGCTCTAAAACAATACCAACTTCCTCTCGATACTAATCTGACTTACTTTGCTACTGAATTTCTTGAAGATAATGGTTATCGCTTTAGTAGACTTCTCTTCAAACACGATCCAAATATTGACGCTATTATTACCATTGATAGTCTCCTTGCTGCAGGGGTCTGTGATTACATCGCAAAACACCAACTGGATGTCCCTGTCCTCAGCTTCGACTCAGTCAATCCCAAGCTCAACTTGGCAGCCTATGTCGATATCAATAGTTTGGAGCTTGGTCGTGTTTCCTTTGAAACTATTCTCCAGATCATCAATGATGCTAAAAGCAATAAACAAATTTGTTATCGCCAGTTGATTGGACATAAAATTGTTGAAAAATAA
- a CDS encoding DUF1189 domain-containing protein: protein MLPYPFSYFSSIWGFRKPLSKRFGLNWFQLLFTSIFLISLSMVPIAIQNSSQETYPLETFIDNVYEPLTDKVVQDLSEHATIVDGKLTYTGTASQEPSIVIGPSQSKELPKDLQLHFDTNELVISKESKELTRVSYRAIETESFKSKDSLTQAISKDWYQQNRVYISLFLVLGASFLFGLNFFIVSLGASLLLYITKKSRLFSFRTFKECYHFILNCLGLPTLITLILGLFGQNMSNLITVQNILFVLYLVTIFYKTHFRDPDYHK, encoded by the coding sequence ATGCTTCCATATCCATTTTCCTATTTTTCAAGTATTTGGGGATTTCGTAAGCCCCTGTCCAAACGTTTCGGACTCAACTGGTTTCAGCTTCTCTTTACCAGTATCTTCCTTATCAGCTTATCTATGGTACCTATTGCCATCCAAAACAGCTCACAGGAGACTTATCCGCTAGAAACCTTTATCGATAATGTCTATGAACCATTGACAGATAAGGTTGTCCAGGATCTCTCTGAACACGCTACAATTGTTGATGGTAAATTAACTTATACTGGAACAGCTAGTCAAGAGCCTTCTATTGTGATCGGTCCAAGTCAAAGCAAGGAATTACCTAAGGACTTGCAACTGCATTTCGATACGAATGAGCTAGTCATCAGCAAAGAAAGTAAAGAACTGACCCGTGTCTCTTACCGAGCGATTGAGACTGAGAGTTTCAAAAGTAAAGACAGCTTGACCCAAGCCATTTCTAAAGACTGGTACCAGCAGAATCGTGTCTATATCAGTCTCTTTCTAGTTCTCGGTGCGAGCTTCCTCTTTGGTTTGAATTTCTTTATCGTCTCTCTAGGAGCGAGTCTTCTCCTTTATATCACTAAGAAATCACGCCTCTTTTCATTTAGGACCTTTAAAGAGTGCTACCATTTTATCTTGAACTGTTTAGGATTACCAACTCTGATTACACTTATTTTGGGACTCTTTGGCCAAAATATGTCAAACCTCATCACTGTACAAAACATTCTTTTTGTTCTGTATCTGGTCACTATCTTTTATAAAACGCATTTCCGTGATCCAGATTACCATAAATAG
- the aspS gene encoding aspartate--tRNA ligase, producing the protein MKRSMYAGRVREEHIGQEITLKGWVGRRRDLGGLIFIDLRDREGIMQLVINPEKVSAEVMATAESLRSEFVIEVTGDVVAREQANDKLPTGAVELNVTALTVLNTAKTTPFEIKDGIEANDDTRLRYRYLDLRRPEMLENLKLRAKVTHSIRNYLDELEFIDVETPFLSKSTPEGARDYLVPSRVNKGHFYALPQSPQITKQLLMNAGFDRYYQIVKCFRDEDLRGDRQPEFTQVDLETSFLTEQEIQDITEGLIARVMKETKGIEVTLPFPRMKYDDAMALYGSDKPDTRFDMLLQDLTEVVKGVDFKVFSEAPAVKAIVVKGAADNYSRKDIDKMTEVAKQYGAKGLAWVKVVDGELNGPVAKFLTDIQAELTTALALEDKDLVLFVADTLEVANATLGALRGRIAKALGLIDNDKFNFLWVVDWPMFEWSEEEGRYMSAHHPFTLPQEETAHELEGDLAKVRAIAYDIVLNGYELGGGSLRINQKDLQERMFKALGFSAEEANDQFGFLLEAMDYGFPPHGGLAIGLDRFVMLLAGEENIREVIAFPKNNKATDPMTQAPSTVALKQLEELSLQIEEDETSKTN; encoded by the coding sequence ATGAAACGTAGTATGTATGCTGGTCGTGTTCGTGAGGAACACATCGGACAAGAAATTACCTTGAAAGGATGGGTTGGACGTCGTCGTGACCTTGGTGGTTTGATCTTTATCGACCTTCGTGACCGTGAAGGAATCATGCAGTTGGTTATCAACCCTGAAAAAGTATCTGCAGAGGTTATGGCAACAGCTGAAAGCCTTCGTAGCGAGTTTGTTATCGAGGTGACTGGAGATGTCGTTGCGCGTGAGCAAGCCAATGATAAGTTGCCAACTGGTGCAGTTGAGTTGAATGTGACAGCTCTTACTGTGCTTAATACAGCTAAAACAACCCCATTTGAAATTAAGGATGGCATTGAGGCCAATGACGATACGCGTTTACGTTACCGTTACCTTGACCTTCGTCGTCCAGAAATGTTGGAAAATCTTAAACTTCGTGCTAAGGTGACCCACTCTATCCGTAATTACTTGGATGAGTTGGAGTTTATCGATGTGGAGACACCATTCCTTTCTAAGTCAACGCCAGAAGGGGCGCGTGACTATTTGGTGCCATCTCGTGTTAATAAAGGGCATTTTTACGCGCTTCCTCAAAGTCCACAAATCACTAAGCAGTTGTTGATGAATGCTGGTTTTGACCGTTATTATCAAATCGTTAAATGTTTCCGTGACGAGGACTTGCGTGGTGACCGCCAGCCTGAGTTTACTCAGGTCGACTTGGAAACTTCATTCCTTACTGAGCAAGAAATCCAAGATATCACAGAAGGATTGATTGCCCGAGTGATGAAGGAAACAAAAGGCATCGAAGTAACCCTTCCATTCCCTCGTATGAAATACGATGACGCTATGGCTCTTTACGGTTCTGACAAGCCAGATACCCGTTTTGACATGTTGCTTCAGGACTTGACAGAAGTGGTCAAAGGTGTGGACTTTAAAGTCTTTTCAGAAGCACCTGCTGTAAAAGCCATTGTGGTCAAAGGAGCTGCGGACAACTATTCACGTAAAGACATCGACAAGATGACTGAAGTAGCCAAACAATATGGTGCCAAGGGTCTTGCTTGGGTCAAGGTAGTTGACGGAGAATTAAACGGACCAGTTGCTAAGTTCTTGACGGACATCCAAGCAGAATTGACAACAGCGCTTGCTCTTGAAGACAAGGACTTGGTTCTCTTTGTGGCAGATACGCTTGAAGTGGCTAATGCAACACTGGGTGCCCTTCGTGGACGTATTGCCAAGGCGCTTGGCTTGATTGATAACGATAAATTCAACTTCCTTTGGGTAGTTGACTGGCCAATGTTTGAATGGTCTGAAGAAGAAGGCCGTTACATGAGCGCCCACCATCCATTTACTCTACCACAGGAAGAGACTGCTCACGAATTAGAAGGTGATTTGGCGAAGGTTCGTGCCATTGCTTACGATATTGTCTTGAACGGTTATGAGCTTGGTGGTGGTAGCCTTCGTATCAACCAAAAAGACCTTCAAGAACGTATGTTCAAGGCTCTTGGTTTCTCAGCCGAAGAAGCAAATGACCAATTTGGCTTCCTTCTTGAAGCCATGGACTATGGTTTCCCACCACACGGTGGTTTGGCTATCGGGCTTGACCGATTTGTCATGCTTTTAGCAGGGGAAGAAAATATCCGTGAAGTTATTGCCTTTCCTAAGAACAACAAGGCAACTGACCCAATGACACAAGCTCCTTCAACAGTAGCTCTCAAACAACTAGAGGAACTCAGCTTACAAATAGAAGAAGATGAAACAAGCAAAACGAATTAA
- a CDS encoding ABC transporter permease has product MFRKLNALLWLRVQVLISNSTLLATLLIPFGIAVLYNEFLNKNGQLSLFLLSSSLTMVLSMGSGYMVSIMMAEDKEKRNLKSLILSGVTATEYTFSMLVLPILIMLLAMIVLPIYLRVDVSGYLFAYVIYLLLATISIIFLNLLIGAVSDTQSKAQVYSIFPMLIVSFLPIIALQNDTAQKVLDYSFVGPIVNLLNKKGGEISFSNIGMLLAWVLVLGIANFFVLKNSYKAR; this is encoded by the coding sequence ATGTTTAGAAAATTAAATGCCCTACTATGGTTAAGAGTGCAAGTTCTTATTAGCAATTCAACTTTGTTAGCGACTTTATTGATACCTTTTGGTATTGCTGTTTTATATAATGAATTTTTAAATAAGAATGGACAATTGAGCCTATTTTTACTATCTTCTAGCTTGACGATGGTCTTGAGCATGGGAAGTGGTTATATGGTATCGATTATGATGGCAGAAGATAAGGAAAAACGAAATCTTAAATCACTCATCCTAAGTGGTGTGACAGCAACAGAATATACTTTCAGTATGCTTGTTCTCCCTATTCTGATAATGTTACTTGCTATGATTGTACTTCCCATCTATCTTAGAGTAGATGTATCTGGTTATTTATTTGCTTACGTTATCTATTTGCTCCTAGCAACTATTAGTATTATTTTTCTCAACCTTCTAATCGGTGCGGTGTCAGATACTCAATCTAAAGCGCAAGTTTATAGTATCTTCCCTATGTTAATTGTCTCTTTTTTACCTATAATTGCTCTTCAAAATGATACGGCTCAGAAAGTGTTAGATTACTCGTTCGTCGGTCCTATTGTAAATCTTTTAAATAAAAAAGGTGGAGAAATATCTTTTTCTAACATCGGTATGTTACTTGCCTGGGTACTTGTATTAGGAATAGCAAACTTCTTTGTATTGAAAAATAGCTATAAAGCAAGATAG
- a CDS encoding helix-turn-helix transcriptional regulator, whose product MQLKNRLKELRARDGLNQTELAKLAGVSRQTVSLLERDEYTPSIIIALKISQIFNETVESVFRLEEDE is encoded by the coding sequence ATGCAACTAAAAAATCGTCTAAAAGAGCTTAGAGCTCGCGATGGTCTCAATCAAACCGAACTAGCCAAGTTGGCAGGGGTTTCCAGACAGACCGTTAGCCTACTAGAACGGGATGAGTACACCCCATCCATTATCATTGCTCTGAAAATATCTCAAATTTTCAACGAAACAGTCGAATCGGTATTTCGCTTAGAGGAGGATGAGTGA
- a CDS encoding DUF3169 family protein yields the protein MKKKKKRGLLFLMSIVLGFFLAMFVGMFKALAESHGIMLDVKILIPWISAICLVLGFISILLTFNFLKKSRKFHSLYQEEMDDDLNETYYVQMYRNLEFGTIAFNIASVAILLALFISASEMVVLNGSHITLPLSFLALVLIFSVQKYLFKTIAIVRQFDLVFFSTPKDILEHFDSYDEGERKANLEQSFRILFQLNQYVLPILYIFLFIISFLTGKIQLLSLLLVGAIHIYINVMQLPMVKRYFK from the coding sequence ATGAAAAAGAAAAAGAAACGTGGATTGTTATTTTTAATGTCTATTGTCTTGGGATTTTTTTTGGCCATGTTTGTAGGGATGTTTAAGGCACTTGCTGAATCCCACGGAATTATGTTAGATGTAAAAATCTTGATACCATGGATATCAGCTATTTGTTTAGTGTTAGGTTTCATTAGCATACTTTTGACATTCAATTTCTTAAAGAAAAGCAGAAAATTTCATTCCTTGTATCAAGAGGAAATGGATGATGATCTGAATGAAACCTATTATGTGCAAATGTATCGGAATCTCGAGTTTGGAACCATTGCTTTTAATATTGCAAGTGTAGCGATTTTATTAGCTCTCTTCATTTCAGCAAGTGAAATGGTTGTACTAAATGGAAGCCATATAACCTTACCTCTTTCTTTTTTGGCATTAGTGCTGATTTTCAGTGTTCAAAAATATCTTTTTAAGACCATTGCGATTGTTCGTCAGTTTGATTTGGTATTTTTCTCTACACCAAAGGATATCTTAGAGCATTTCGATTCTTACGATGAAGGGGAGCGCAAGGCTAATTTGGAACAGAGTTTTCGGATTTTATTCCAATTAAATCAGTATGTCTTGCCAATCTTATATATTTTTCTTTTTATCATTTCTTTCTTGACAGGAAAGATTCAATTACTGTCCTTATTGCTTGTAGGAGCAATCCATATTTATATCAATGTGATGCAGTTACCTATGGTAAAACGTTATTTCAAATAA
- a CDS encoding sugar ABC transporter permease, producing MNNSIKLKRRLTQTLTYLYLIGLSIVIIYPLLITIMSAFKAGNVSAFKLDTNIDLNFDNFKGLFTETLYGTWYLNTLIIALITMAVQTSIIVLAGYAYSRYNFLARKQSLVFFLIIQMVPTMAALTAFFVMALMLNALNHSWFLIFLYVGGGIPMNAWLMKGYFDTVPMSLDESAKLDGAGHFRRFWQIVLPLVRPMVAVQALWAFMGPFGDYILSSFLLREKEYFTVAVGLQTFVSNVKNMKIAYFSAGAILIALPICILFFFLQKNFVSGLTSGGDKG from the coding sequence ATGAATAACTCAATTAAACTCAAACGTAGACTGACTCAAACCCTTACTTACCTCTACTTAATTGGCCTATCAATCGTGATTATCTATCCACTTTTGATTACCATCATGTCAGCCTTTAAAGCAGGTAACGTCTCAGCCTTTAAACTAGATACTAATATCGACCTCAATTTTGATAACTTTAAAGGTCTCTTCACTGAAACCTTGTACGGTACTTGGTACCTCAACACTTTGATTATCGCCTTAATTACTATGGCTGTTCAAACAAGTATTATCGTACTTGCTGGTTATGCTTATAGCCGTTACAATTTCTTGGCTCGTAAACAAAGTTTGGTCTTCTTCTTGATTATCCAAATGGTGCCAACAATGGCCGCTTTGACTGCCTTCTTCGTTATGGCACTTATGTTGAACGCCCTTAACCACAGCTGGTTCCTCATCTTCCTTTATGTTGGTGGGGGTATCCCGATGAATGCTTGGCTCATGAAGGGCTACTTCGATACAGTGCCAATGTCTCTAGACGAATCTGCAAAACTAGACGGTGCAGGACACTTCCGCCGCTTCTGGCAAATTGTTCTTCCACTTGTTCGCCCAATGGTTGCCGTACAAGCTCTCTGGGCCTTCATGGGACCTTTTGGAGACTATATCCTCTCTAGTTTCTTGCTTCGTGAGAAAGAATACTTTACTGTTGCCGTAGGTCTCCAAACCTTCGTTAGCAATGTGAAAAACATGAAGATTGCCTACTTCTCAGCAGGTGCTATCCTCATCGCCCTTCCAATCTGTATTCTCTTCTTCTTCCTACAAAAGAACTTTGTTTCAGGACTTACAAGTGGTGGCGACAAGGGATAA
- the hisS gene encoding histidine--tRNA ligase has protein sequence MKLQKPKGTQDILPAESAKWQYVEGFAREIFKRYNYAEVRTPIFEHYEVISRSVGDTTDIVTKEMYDFYDKGDRHITLRPEGTAPVVRSYVENKLFAPEVQKPSKFYYMGPMFRYERPQAGRLRQFHQIGVECFGSSNPATDVETIAMAAHFLKEIGIQGVKLHLNTLGNPESRAAYRQALIDYLTPLKETLSKDSQRRLEENPLRVLDSKEKEDKVAVENAPSILDFLDEASQAHFDAVRQMLENLGVDYIIDTNMVRGLDYYNHTIFEFITEIEGSDLTVCAGGRYDGLVAYFGGPETAGFGFGLGVERLLLILEKQGVALPIENALDVYIAVLGQGANVKALELVQALRQQGFKAERDYLNRKLKAQFKSADVFAAKTLITLGESEVESGQVTVKNNQTREELQVSLEAISQNFSEIFEKLGF, from the coding sequence ATGAAATTACAAAAACCAAAAGGAACGCAGGATATTTTACCTGCTGAATCTGCCAAATGGCAGTACGTTGAGGGCTTTGCCCGTGAAATTTTCAAGCGCTATAACTATGCAGAAGTGCGTACGCCTATTTTTGAGCATTACGAGGTCATCAGTCGCTCTGTCGGAGATACAACGGATATCGTAACCAAGGAAATGTACGATTTCTATGACAAGGGTGACCGTCATATTACCCTCCGTCCAGAAGGAACTGCGCCCGTTGTCCGTTCCTATGTGGAAAATAAACTTTTCGCCCCAGAAGTGCAAAAGCCAAGCAAGTTCTACTACATGGGTCCTATGTTCCGTTACGAGCGTCCACAGGCAGGACGTTTGCGCCAGTTCCACCAGATTGGTGTTGAGTGTTTTGGATCTAGCAATCCAGCTACCGATGTGGAAACAATCGCGATGGCAGCCCATTTCTTGAAAGAAATCGGTATCCAAGGTGTCAAATTACATCTTAACACTCTTGGAAATCCTGAGAGCCGTGCGGCCTACCGTCAAGCCTTAATTGACTATTTGACACCGCTCAAGGAGACCTTGTCTAAGGATAGCCAACGTCGTTTGGAGGAAAATCCTCTTCGTGTCTTGGACTCTAAAGAAAAAGAAGACAAGGTGGCAGTAGAGAATGCGCCGTCTATCTTGGACTTCCTTGATGAAGCAAGCCAAGCACACTTTGATGCTGTGCGTCAGATGTTGGAAAATCTTGGAGTAGACTACATCATCGATACCAATATGGTGCGTGGTCTGGACTACTACAACCACACGATTTTCGAGTTTATCACTGAGATTGAGGGCAGTGACTTGACAGTCTGTGCGGGTGGTCGTTATGATGGCCTGGTTGCTTACTTTGGAGGCCCTGAAACTGCTGGATTTGGTTTTGGGCTTGGTGTAGAGCGCCTGCTTCTCATTCTTGAAAAGCAAGGTGTGGCCCTCCCTATCGAAAACGCCCTAGATGTTTATATCGCAGTCTTGGGTCAAGGAGCAAATGTCAAAGCCTTGGAGTTGGTACAAGCCCTTCGCCAACAAGGATTCAAAGCAGAGCGTGATTACCTCAACCGTAAACTCAAAGCTCAGTTCAAGTCAGCCGATGTCTTTGCGGCTAAGACCCTCATCACCCTCGGAGAGAGCGAAGTCGAAAGCGGACAAGTAACTGTTAAGAACAACCAAACCCGAGAAGAATTGCAAGTGTCACTTGAAGCAATCAGCCAAAACTTCTCAGAAATCTTTGAAAAATTAGGCTTTTAA